One window of the Thiohalophilus sp. genome contains the following:
- a CDS encoding pteridine reductase, translating to MSEHKVVLITGAAHRIGATTARLLHGQGMNIVLHYRHSREAAEKLQLELEHERADSVVLVQADLHHTAELGQLLDQAAQVWGRLDVLINNASTFYPTPIESANLEQWDDLMGSNVKAPFFLSQAAAPYLKQQQGCIVNIVDIHAERPLRNFPIYSMAKAALAMATRALAAELGPEIRVNGVAPGAILWPENLEDDDKEKIISRTFLKRRGSPDDIAKAILYLIRDAGYMTGQILAVDGGRSLNS from the coding sequence ATGTCTGAACACAAGGTGGTTTTGATAACCGGCGCGGCCCATCGAATCGGCGCCACCACCGCACGGCTGCTGCACGGCCAGGGTATGAATATCGTGCTGCATTATCGCCACTCACGCGAGGCGGCCGAAAAACTGCAACTGGAGCTGGAACACGAGCGCGCCGATTCAGTGGTGCTGGTGCAGGCCGATTTGCATCACACCGCCGAACTCGGGCAACTGCTCGATCAGGCTGCTCAGGTCTGGGGACGGCTGGATGTGCTGATCAACAACGCCTCGACCTTCTATCCCACGCCGATTGAGTCGGCCAATCTGGAACAGTGGGATGATCTGATGGGATCCAACGTCAAGGCGCCGTTCTTCCTGAGCCAGGCCGCCGCCCCGTACCTGAAACAGCAGCAGGGCTGCATCGTCAACATCGTCGACATTCATGCCGAACGACCGCTGCGCAACTTCCCCATCTACAGCATGGCCAAGGCCGCACTGGCCATGGCCACCCGGGCCCTGGCCGCCGAACTGGGACCGGAGATCCGCGTCAACGGCGTCGCCCCCGGCGCCATTTTATGGCCGGAAAATCTGGAAGACGACGACAAGGAAAAGATCATCTCCCGTACCTTCCTCAAACGCCGCGGCAGCCCGGATGACATTGCCAAAGCAATTCTCTATCTCATCCGCGATGCCGGCTACATGACCGGCCAGATCCTCGCCGTCGATGGCGGGCGGTCGCTGAATTCATAA
- a CDS encoding class I SAM-dependent methyltransferase, with protein sequence MNTADPKTGRNATQPPFPRRLRQSQSQASDWPESDAVAQQHSLSLIEAIREQIAAAGGALSFHDYMQAALYTPGLGYYAAGSSKFGAAGDFVTAPEISPLFAWCLADAVLPLLKTLPQQSVLEAGAGSGILAARLLQRWQEQECLPQHYYILELSADLRERQRRQFEIHCPSLLPNVQWLDAWPEDFEGIVLANELLDAMPVHRVHKREGRWYEQTVGFEQDAFITQEQPLSDTLLQQQLAQIEAEQPLPDDYLTEINLNAGQWIRTLGENIHQSVVLLLDYGYPRSEYYHPQRQRGTLMCHYRHRAHDDPFVYPGLQDITAHVDFTDIADNALAAGFGVAGYTTQAHFLLDNGLLQKLEQQSLDEAEYQRQVSQVRQLTLPQEMGEIFKVMLLNKGCQVLPTGFSGRDLRHQL encoded by the coding sequence ATGAATACAGCGGATCCCAAAACCGGGCGCAATGCCACGCAACCCCCCTTCCCGCGGCGGCTGCGTCAGAGCCAGTCGCAGGCGAGCGACTGGCCCGAGTCCGATGCCGTGGCACAGCAGCACAGCCTGTCCCTGATTGAGGCGATCAGGGAGCAAATTGCGGCCGCCGGCGGAGCACTGAGCTTCCATGATTATATGCAGGCGGCGCTGTATACACCGGGGCTGGGTTATTATGCCGCCGGCAGCAGCAAGTTCGGCGCTGCCGGTGACTTTGTCACCGCACCGGAGATCTCGCCGCTGTTTGCCTGGTGCCTGGCCGACGCCGTTTTGCCGTTATTGAAAACCCTGCCGCAACAATCGGTCCTGGAAGCTGGTGCCGGCAGCGGGATACTGGCGGCACGTTTGTTACAACGCTGGCAGGAACAGGAATGCCTGCCACAACACTATTATATACTCGAACTGAGCGCGGACCTGCGCGAGCGCCAGCGCCGGCAGTTCGAGATACATTGCCCATCCTTGTTACCCAATGTGCAGTGGCTTGATGCCTGGCCGGAAGATTTTGAAGGTATCGTGCTGGCCAATGAGTTGCTGGATGCGATGCCGGTGCATCGCGTGCACAAGCGCGAAGGACGCTGGTACGAACAGACGGTCGGGTTCGAACAGGACGCGTTCATCACGCAGGAACAGCCACTGTCCGATACGCTGTTACAACAACAGCTGGCCCAAATCGAAGCCGAGCAGCCTCTGCCCGATGATTACCTGACGGAAATCAATCTCAACGCCGGGCAATGGATCAGGACGCTGGGTGAAAACATTCACCAGAGCGTGGTGTTACTGCTGGATTACGGTTACCCGCGCAGCGAGTATTATCATCCCCAGCGCCAGCGCGGCACGTTGATGTGTCATTATCGCCATCGCGCTCATGATGATCCTTTCGTTTATCCGGGGCTGCAGGATATTACCGCGCATGTGGATTTTACCGACATCGCTGATAACGCCCTGGCGGCGGGGTTTGGTGTGGCGGGCTATACGACCCAGGCACACTTTCTGCTCGATAACGGCCTATTGCAAAAACTCGAACAACAGTCGCTCGATGAAGCCGAATATCAGCGCCAGGTTTCGCAGGTGCGGCAACTGACCCTGCCCCAGGAGATGGGCGAGATATTCAAGGTGATGCTGCTCAACAAGGGTTGCCAGGTTCTGCCGACAGGATTCAGCGGGCGTGATTTGCGCCATCAATTATAA